Proteins co-encoded in one Setaria viridis chromosome 9, Setaria_viridis_v4.0, whole genome shotgun sequence genomic window:
- the LOC117839415 gene encoding uncharacterized protein, whose translation MHHHHHLPTAAASAPEPAAAATDTPPPPVPDPSSLRIHIPSSPHHALPSTPHKRPVVMTSSSSSSTPTRPSPSPFTPPRRRKVPAPAAPAGAAAARHLLRCLHLRLRILLLISLPTLYFLSPTPAILPRSLLADFLSAAAFSCALLLLLCLSLPRLPFALPLPLPLRRARRSPILWSIGSSPSASATTPTTGHFVQVYSNGDVYEGQFHRGRCTGSGVYYYYMSGRYEGDWVDGKYDGFGVETWARGSRYRGQYRQGLRHGYGVYRFYTGDVYAGEWSNGQSHGYGVHTCEDGSRYIGEFKRGVKHGLGHYHFRNGDTYAGEYFADRMHGFGVYSFANGHRYEGAWHEGRRQGLGMYSFRNGETQAGHWQNGVLDTLSTQNFIPGSPIAVNHSKVLNAVQEARRAAEKAYDIPRVDDKVNRAVAAANKAANAARVAAVKAAQKRIPNNGDDLPLSVV comes from the exons atgcaccaccaccaccacctccccaccgccgccgcctccgcgccggagccggcggccgcggcgacggacaccccgcccccgccggtccccgatccctcctccctccgcatCCACATCCCGTCGAGCCCGCACCACGCGCTGCCCTCCACCCCGCACAAGCGCCCCGTCGTCAtgacctcctcatcctcctcgtccacccccACCCGCCCATCGCCGTCGCCCTTCACCCCGCCGCGGAGACGCAAGGTCCCCGCGCCCGCGGCcccggccggggcggccgcggCCAGGCACCTCCTCCGCTGCCTGCACCTCCGCCTgcgcatcctcctcctcatctcgCTCCCCACCCTCTACTTCCTCTCCCCGACCCCCGCCATCCTCCCGCGCTCCCTACTCGCCGACTTCCTCTCCGCGGCGGCCTTCTCctgcgcgctcctcctcctcctctgcctctccCTGCCCCGCCTCCCAttcgcgctgccgctgccgctgcctctccgccgcgcgcgccgatCCCCGATCCTCTGGTCCATCGGCTCCTCGCCCTCCGCATCCGCGACCACCCCTACCACTGGCCATTTCGTCCAGGTGTACAGCAACGGCGACGTCTACGAGGGCCAGTTCCACCGCGGCCGCTGCACGGGTAGCGGCGTCTACTACTACTACATGAGCGGGAGGTACGAGGGGGACTGGGTCGACGGCAAGTACGACGGCTTTGGTGTCGAGACCTGGGCTAGGGGAAGCCGATACAGGGGCCAGTACCGGCAGGGGCTCAGGCATGGCTACGGCGTGTACAGGTTCTACACTGGGGATGTGTATGCCGGGGAGTGGTCCAATGGCCAGAGCCATGGGTATGGCGTGCACACCTGTGAGGACGGCAGCCGATACATCGGAGAGTTCAAGAGGGGCGTCAAGCATGGCCTTGGCCACTACCATTTCAG GAATGGTGATACCTATGCTGGAGAGTACTTTGCTGATAGGATGCATGGCTTTGGAGTCTACAGTTTTGCCAATGGACATAGATATGAGGGAGCATGGCATGAAGGCAGAAGACAGGGATTAGGCATGTATAGTTTCAGGAATGGAGAGACGCAAGCTGGGCACTGGCAAAATGGAGTTCTTGATACTTTAAGCACCCAGAACTTTATCCCTGGATCTCCTATTGCTGTGAACCATTCCAAGGTCCTCAATGCAGTGCAG GAAGCGAGAAGAGCTGCAGAGAAGGCCTATGACATCCCGAGAGTAGATGATAAGGTGAATAGGGCCGTTGCAGCAGCTAATAAAGCAGCCAATGCAGCCAGGGTGGCTGCCGTGAAGGCTGCACAAAAGCGCATCCCCAATAATGGTGACGATCTACCACTGTCAGTAGTGTGA